The Epinephelus lanceolatus isolate andai-2023 chromosome 21, ASM4190304v1, whole genome shotgun sequence genome has a segment encoding these proteins:
- the brsk1a gene encoding serine/threonine-protein kinase BRSK2 isoform X8, with product MSKELSLSQSAQYVGPYRLEKTLGKGQTGLVKLGVHCITGQKVAIKIVNREKLSESVLMKVEREIAILKLIEHPHVLKLHDVYENNKYLYLVLEHVSGGELFDYLVKKGRLTPKEARKFFRQIISALDFCHSHSICHRDLKPENLLLDEKNNIRIADFGMASLQVGDSLLETSCGSPHYACPEVIRGEKYDGRRADVWSCGVILFALLVGALPFDHDNLRQLLEKVKSGVFHMPHFIPPDCQSLLKGMIEVNPEKRLTLEAIQKHAWYLGGRNEPCPEQPPPRRVCVRRILSLTELDPDVLDSMHSLGCFRDRGKLTRDLQCEEENQEKMIYYLLLDRKERYPSYEDEDLPPRNDVADPPRKRVDSPMLTRHGRCRPERKSLEVLSVTEQGSPTPPRRALDTAAHSQRSRSVSGASTGLSSSPLSSPRVTPQGSPLPTPLGTPVHHPHHPSSTPPSSSSSSSSSRAEGGGGVGSLSLTPPSSPGGGSGMAASSSAHWRTRLNSFKNNLLGSPRFHRRKLQVPTSEDMSSLTPESSPELAKKSWFGNFIGLEKEEQIFVVIRDKPLSSVKADIVHAFLSIPSLSHSVLSQTSFRAEYKSSGGPSVFQKPVKFQVDIAFSEGERERDRERSEREGRRETGIYSVTFTLISGPSRRFRRVVETIQAQLLSSHDQPMVQALSDPFPDEKNGRPHGTPTRQNSRRSEGGGDRCEWGDRADGGGIGGSGGVLQRRGSAKERTRLLSSNGTQSQP from the exons ATGAGTAAGGAACTGTCTCTAAGTCAGTCAGCTCAATATGTTGGGCCCTACCGACTGGAAAAAACACTGGGGAAGGGACAGACGG GACTGGTCAAGCTCGGGGTCCATTGTATTACGGGTCAGAAGGTAGCGATCAAAATAGTCAACAGAGAGAAGCTGTCTGAGTCAGTCCTGATGAAG GTTGAGAGGGAGATTGCCATTCTGAAACTGATTGAGCATCCGCATGTGTTGAAGCTGCATGATGTTTACGAGAATAACAAATACCT GTACCTGGTGTTGGAGCATGTGTCAGGAGGGGAGTTGTTTGACTACCTGGTGAAGAAGGGCCGGCTGACTCCGAAAGAGGCCAGGAAGTTCTTCAGGCAGATCATCTCTGCTTTGGATTTCTGCCACAGTCATTCCATCTG tCACAGAGACCTGAAGCCTGAGAACTTGCTCCTGGATGAAAAGAACAACATCCGCATCGCTGACTTTGGCATGGCCTCCCTACAGGTGGGAGACAGTCTGTTAGAGACCAGCTGTGG ATCGCCACATTATGCTTGCCCTGAAGTTATACGG GGGGAGAAATACGATGGGCGGAGAGCAGATGTGTGGAGCTGTGGGGTCATCCTTTTTGCTCTGTTGGTG GGTGCCCTGCCCTTTGACCATGACAATTTACGCCAGCTCCTGGAGAAGGTGAAGAGTGGGGTGTTCCACATGCCCCACTTCATCCCCCCAGACTGCCAGTCACTGCTCAAGGGCATGATTGAGGTCAACCCTGAAAAGAGGCTCACG CTAGAGGCCATCCAGAAACACGCCTGGTATCT GGGAGGTCGTAATGAGCCGTGTCCTGAGCAGCCTCCTCCCAGGCGGGTGTGTGTGAGGCGAATCTTGTCCCTGACTGAGCTGGACCCAGATGTGTTGGACAGCATGCACTCGCTGGGTTGTTTCCGAGACCGAGGCAAGCTCACACGTGATTTGCAATGTGAAGA aGAAAACCAGGAAAAGATGATCTATTACCTACTGCTGGACAGGAAAGAGCGCTACCCCAGCTATGAGGATGAGGACTTGCCTCCGCGCAATGACGTAG CAGACCCTCCTCGAAAGCGAGTTGACTCTCCAATGCTGACGCGCCACGGCCGCTGTCGCCCAGAGCGGAAAAGCCTGGAGGTGCTGAGTGTTACTGAGCAGGGATCCCCTACCCCGCCTCGCAGGGCCCTGGACACAGCTGCACACAGCCAGAG GTCTCGCTCAGTCAGCGGAGCATCAACTGGTCTCTCCTCCAGCCCTCTCAGCAGTCCCAGG GTCACTCCTCAGGGCTCTCCGTTGCCCACACCCCTGGGCACCCCTGTCCACCACCCTCAccacccctcctccaccccgccctcctcttcctcgtcctcgtcctcctcGCGGgcggagggagggggaggggtgggCTCACTGTCGCTGACCCCGCCTTCCAGCCCAGGAGGGGGAAGCGGCATGGCGGCCAGCAGCTCTGCTCACTGGAGGACCCGCCTCAATTCTTTCAAGAACAACCTGCTGGGCTCGCCCCGTTTCCATCGCCGTAAACTGCAAG TTCCTACATCAGAAGACATGTCCAGTCTAACACCAGAGTCCAGCCCTGA GCTGGCTAAGAAGTCGTGGTTTGGGAACTTCATTGGCTtggagaaagaggagcagaTCTTTGTGGTGATCAGAGACAAACCTCTGAGTTCGGTCAAAGCCGACATTGTCCACGCCTTCCTGTCT ATCCCGTCACTCAGTCACAGCGTCCTCTCGCAGACCAGCTTTCGGGCCGAGTACAAGTCCTCCGGCGGCCCCTCTGTCTTCCAGAAGCCCGTCAAGTTCCAGGTGGACATTGCTTTTTCCGAAGGCGAGAGGGAGcgagacagggagaggagcGAGAGGGAGGGCAGGAGGGAGACGGGAATCTACAGCGTGACGTTCACCCTCATTTCAG GTCCGAGTCGCAGGTTCAGACGAGTGGTGGAAACAATTCAAGCCCAGCTTCTCAGCTCCCATGATCAACCCATGGTACAAGCCCTATCTG ATCCCTTCCCAGATGAGAAGAACGGCCGACCCCACGGGACCCCCACCCGCCAAAACTCGAGGCGCTCCGAGGGTGGGGGCGACAGGTGCGAGTGGGGTGACCGGGCAGATGGCGGAGGCATAGGAGGCAGCGGGGGAGTTCTGCAGCGCAGAGGCTCGGCGAAAGAGAGAACCCGACTGCTGTCCTCCAATGGAACCCAATCCCAACCGTAG
- the brsk1a gene encoding serine/threonine-protein kinase BRSK2 isoform X2 — translation MSKELSLSQSAQYVGPYRLEKTLGKGQTGLVKLGVHCITGQKVAIKIVNREKLSESVLMKVEREIAILKLIEHPHVLKLHDVYENNKYLYLVLEHVSGGELFDYLVKKGRLTPKEARKFFRQIISALDFCHSHSICHRDLKPENLLLDEKNNIRIADFGMASLQVGDSLLETSCGSPHYACPEVIRGEKYDGRRADVWSCGVILFALLVGALPFDHDNLRQLLEKVKSGVFHMPHFIPPDCQSLLKGMIEVNPEKRLTLEAIQKHAWYLGGRNEPCPEQPPPRRVCVRRILSLTELDPDVLDSMHSLGCFRDRGKLTRDLQCEEENQEKMIYYLLLDRKERYPSYEDEDLPPRNDVDPPRKRVDSPMLTRHGRCRPERKSLEVLSVTEQGSPTPPRRALDTAAHSQRSRSVSGASTGLSSSPLSSPRSYQSPVFTFSQSDVTSATATPLPKEPKQGNATTPRSARAHDKPKAPPNPKTQTLPTKGPADRPHLQPIKSLPLHNPSSRSPSPSPLLSPIPRFFFPSSSVLKSVTKSFYPNSAHSVPQVTPQGSPLPTPLGTPVHHPHHPSSTPPSSSSSSSSSRAEGGGGVGSLSLTPPSSPGGGSGMAASSSAHWRTRLNSFKNNLLGSPRFHRRKLQVPTSEDMSSLTPESSPELAKKSWFGNFIGLEKEEQIFVVIRDKPLSSVKADIVHAFLSIPSLSHSVLSQTSFRAEYKSSGGPSVFQKPVKFQVDIAFSEGERERDRERSEREGRRETGIYSVTFTLISGPSRRFRRVVETIQAQLLSSHDQPMVQALSDPFPDEKNGRPHGTPTRQNSRRSEGGGDRCEWGDRADGGGIGGSGGVLQRRGSAKERTRLLSSNGTQSQP, via the exons ATGAGTAAGGAACTGTCTCTAAGTCAGTCAGCTCAATATGTTGGGCCCTACCGACTGGAAAAAACACTGGGGAAGGGACAGACGG GACTGGTCAAGCTCGGGGTCCATTGTATTACGGGTCAGAAGGTAGCGATCAAAATAGTCAACAGAGAGAAGCTGTCTGAGTCAGTCCTGATGAAG GTTGAGAGGGAGATTGCCATTCTGAAACTGATTGAGCATCCGCATGTGTTGAAGCTGCATGATGTTTACGAGAATAACAAATACCT GTACCTGGTGTTGGAGCATGTGTCAGGAGGGGAGTTGTTTGACTACCTGGTGAAGAAGGGCCGGCTGACTCCGAAAGAGGCCAGGAAGTTCTTCAGGCAGATCATCTCTGCTTTGGATTTCTGCCACAGTCATTCCATCTG tCACAGAGACCTGAAGCCTGAGAACTTGCTCCTGGATGAAAAGAACAACATCCGCATCGCTGACTTTGGCATGGCCTCCCTACAGGTGGGAGACAGTCTGTTAGAGACCAGCTGTGG ATCGCCACATTATGCTTGCCCTGAAGTTATACGG GGGGAGAAATACGATGGGCGGAGAGCAGATGTGTGGAGCTGTGGGGTCATCCTTTTTGCTCTGTTGGTG GGTGCCCTGCCCTTTGACCATGACAATTTACGCCAGCTCCTGGAGAAGGTGAAGAGTGGGGTGTTCCACATGCCCCACTTCATCCCCCCAGACTGCCAGTCACTGCTCAAGGGCATGATTGAGGTCAACCCTGAAAAGAGGCTCACG CTAGAGGCCATCCAGAAACACGCCTGGTATCT GGGAGGTCGTAATGAGCCGTGTCCTGAGCAGCCTCCTCCCAGGCGGGTGTGTGTGAGGCGAATCTTGTCCCTGACTGAGCTGGACCCAGATGTGTTGGACAGCATGCACTCGCTGGGTTGTTTCCGAGACCGAGGCAAGCTCACACGTGATTTGCAATGTGAAGA aGAAAACCAGGAAAAGATGATCTATTACCTACTGCTGGACAGGAAAGAGCGCTACCCCAGCTATGAGGATGAGGACTTGCCTCCGCGCAATGACGTAG ACCCTCCTCGAAAGCGAGTTGACTCTCCAATGCTGACGCGCCACGGCCGCTGTCGCCCAGAGCGGAAAAGCCTGGAGGTGCTGAGTGTTACTGAGCAGGGATCCCCTACCCCGCCTCGCAGGGCCCTGGACACAGCTGCACACAGCCAGAG GTCTCGCTCAGTCAGCGGAGCATCAACTGGTCTCTCCTCCAGCCCTCTCAGCAGTCCCAGG TCCTATCAAAGCCCCGTCTTCACTTTCAGCCAATCAGACGTCACCTCTGCCACCGCTACTCCCCTCCCAAAGGAGCCCAAACAGGGAAACGCCACCACTCCTCGCTCAGCACGGGCTCACGACAAGCCCAAAGCTCCCCCCAACCCAAAGACCCAGACCCTGCCCACCAAGGGACCGGCAGACCGACCCCATCTGCAGCCCATCAAATCCCTGCCTCTGCACAACCCATCCTCCCGTTCACCCTCCCCTTCTCCGCTCCTGTCACCCATCCCTCGTTTCTTCTTCCCCTCGTCCTCTGTCCTAAAGTCAGTGACTAAGAGCTTCTACCCAAACTCTGCCCACTCTGTGCCGCAGGTCACTCCTCAGGGCTCTCCGTTGCCCACACCCCTGGGCACCCCTGTCCACCACCCTCAccacccctcctccaccccgccctcctcttcctcgtcctcgtcctcctcGCGGgcggagggagggggaggggtgggCTCACTGTCGCTGACCCCGCCTTCCAGCCCAGGAGGGGGAAGCGGCATGGCGGCCAGCAGCTCTGCTCACTGGAGGACCCGCCTCAATTCTTTCAAGAACAACCTGCTGGGCTCGCCCCGTTTCCATCGCCGTAAACTGCAAG TTCCTACATCAGAAGACATGTCCAGTCTAACACCAGAGTCCAGCCCTGA GCTGGCTAAGAAGTCGTGGTTTGGGAACTTCATTGGCTtggagaaagaggagcagaTCTTTGTGGTGATCAGAGACAAACCTCTGAGTTCGGTCAAAGCCGACATTGTCCACGCCTTCCTGTCT ATCCCGTCACTCAGTCACAGCGTCCTCTCGCAGACCAGCTTTCGGGCCGAGTACAAGTCCTCCGGCGGCCCCTCTGTCTTCCAGAAGCCCGTCAAGTTCCAGGTGGACATTGCTTTTTCCGAAGGCGAGAGGGAGcgagacagggagaggagcGAGAGGGAGGGCAGGAGGGAGACGGGAATCTACAGCGTGACGTTCACCCTCATTTCAG GTCCGAGTCGCAGGTTCAGACGAGTGGTGGAAACAATTCAAGCCCAGCTTCTCAGCTCCCATGATCAACCCATGGTACAAGCCCTATCTG ATCCCTTCCCAGATGAGAAGAACGGCCGACCCCACGGGACCCCCACCCGCCAAAACTCGAGGCGCTCCGAGGGTGGGGGCGACAGGTGCGAGTGGGGTGACCGGGCAGATGGCGGAGGCATAGGAGGCAGCGGGGGAGTTCTGCAGCGCAGAGGCTCGGCGAAAGAGAGAACCCGACTGCTGTCCTCCAATGGAACCCAATCCCAACCGTAG
- the brsk1a gene encoding serine/threonine-protein kinase BRSK2 isoform X6, translated as MSKELSLSQSAQYVGPYRLEKTLGKGQTGLVKLGVHCITGQKVAIKIVNREKLSESVLMKVEREIAILKLIEHPHVLKLHDVYENNKYLYLVLEHVSGGELFDYLVKKGRLTPKEARKFFRQIISALDFCHSHSICHRDLKPENLLLDEKNNIRIADFGMASLQVGDSLLETSCGSPHYACPEVIRGEKYDGRRADVWSCGVILFALLVGALPFDHDNLRQLLEKVKSGVFHMPHFIPPDCQSLLKGMIEVNPEKRLTLEAIQKHAWYLGGRNEPCPEQPPPRRVCVRRILSLTELDPDVLDSMHSLGCFRDRGKLTRDLQCEEENQEKMIYYLLLDRKERYPSYEDEDLPPRNDVADPPRKRVDSPMLTRHGRCRPERKSLEVLSVTEQGSPTPPRRALDTAAHSQRSRSVSGASTGLSSSPLSSPRSYQSPVFTFSQSDVTSATATPLPKEPKQGNATTPRSARAHDKPKAPPNPKTQTLPTKGPADRPHLQPIKSLPLHNPSSRSPSPSPLLSPIPRFFFPSSSVLKSVTKSFYPNSAHSVPQVTPQGSPLPTPLGTPVHHPHHPSSTPPSSSSSSSSSRAEGGGGVGSLSLTPPSSPGGGSGMAASSSAHWRTRLNSFKNNLLGSPRFHRRKLQDMSSLTPESSPELAKKSWFGNFIGLEKEEQIFVVIRDKPLSSVKADIVHAFLSIPSLSHSVLSQTSFRAEYKSSGGPSVFQKPVKFQVDIAFSEGERERDRERSEREGRRETGIYSVTFTLISGPSRRFRRVVETIQAQLLSSHDQPMVQALSDEKNGRPHGTPTRQNSRRSEGGGDRCEWGDRADGGGIGGSGGVLQRRGSAKERTRLLSSNGTQSQP; from the exons ATGAGTAAGGAACTGTCTCTAAGTCAGTCAGCTCAATATGTTGGGCCCTACCGACTGGAAAAAACACTGGGGAAGGGACAGACGG GACTGGTCAAGCTCGGGGTCCATTGTATTACGGGTCAGAAGGTAGCGATCAAAATAGTCAACAGAGAGAAGCTGTCTGAGTCAGTCCTGATGAAG GTTGAGAGGGAGATTGCCATTCTGAAACTGATTGAGCATCCGCATGTGTTGAAGCTGCATGATGTTTACGAGAATAACAAATACCT GTACCTGGTGTTGGAGCATGTGTCAGGAGGGGAGTTGTTTGACTACCTGGTGAAGAAGGGCCGGCTGACTCCGAAAGAGGCCAGGAAGTTCTTCAGGCAGATCATCTCTGCTTTGGATTTCTGCCACAGTCATTCCATCTG tCACAGAGACCTGAAGCCTGAGAACTTGCTCCTGGATGAAAAGAACAACATCCGCATCGCTGACTTTGGCATGGCCTCCCTACAGGTGGGAGACAGTCTGTTAGAGACCAGCTGTGG ATCGCCACATTATGCTTGCCCTGAAGTTATACGG GGGGAGAAATACGATGGGCGGAGAGCAGATGTGTGGAGCTGTGGGGTCATCCTTTTTGCTCTGTTGGTG GGTGCCCTGCCCTTTGACCATGACAATTTACGCCAGCTCCTGGAGAAGGTGAAGAGTGGGGTGTTCCACATGCCCCACTTCATCCCCCCAGACTGCCAGTCACTGCTCAAGGGCATGATTGAGGTCAACCCTGAAAAGAGGCTCACG CTAGAGGCCATCCAGAAACACGCCTGGTATCT GGGAGGTCGTAATGAGCCGTGTCCTGAGCAGCCTCCTCCCAGGCGGGTGTGTGTGAGGCGAATCTTGTCCCTGACTGAGCTGGACCCAGATGTGTTGGACAGCATGCACTCGCTGGGTTGTTTCCGAGACCGAGGCAAGCTCACACGTGATTTGCAATGTGAAGA aGAAAACCAGGAAAAGATGATCTATTACCTACTGCTGGACAGGAAAGAGCGCTACCCCAGCTATGAGGATGAGGACTTGCCTCCGCGCAATGACGTAG CAGACCCTCCTCGAAAGCGAGTTGACTCTCCAATGCTGACGCGCCACGGCCGCTGTCGCCCAGAGCGGAAAAGCCTGGAGGTGCTGAGTGTTACTGAGCAGGGATCCCCTACCCCGCCTCGCAGGGCCCTGGACACAGCTGCACACAGCCAGAG GTCTCGCTCAGTCAGCGGAGCATCAACTGGTCTCTCCTCCAGCCCTCTCAGCAGTCCCAGG TCCTATCAAAGCCCCGTCTTCACTTTCAGCCAATCAGACGTCACCTCTGCCACCGCTACTCCCCTCCCAAAGGAGCCCAAACAGGGAAACGCCACCACTCCTCGCTCAGCACGGGCTCACGACAAGCCCAAAGCTCCCCCCAACCCAAAGACCCAGACCCTGCCCACCAAGGGACCGGCAGACCGACCCCATCTGCAGCCCATCAAATCCCTGCCTCTGCACAACCCATCCTCCCGTTCACCCTCCCCTTCTCCGCTCCTGTCACCCATCCCTCGTTTCTTCTTCCCCTCGTCCTCTGTCCTAAAGTCAGTGACTAAGAGCTTCTACCCAAACTCTGCCCACTCTGTGCCGCAGGTCACTCCTCAGGGCTCTCCGTTGCCCACACCCCTGGGCACCCCTGTCCACCACCCTCAccacccctcctccaccccgccctcctcttcctcgtcctcgtcctcctcGCGGgcggagggagggggaggggtgggCTCACTGTCGCTGACCCCGCCTTCCAGCCCAGGAGGGGGAAGCGGCATGGCGGCCAGCAGCTCTGCTCACTGGAGGACCCGCCTCAATTCTTTCAAGAACAACCTGCTGGGCTCGCCCCGTTTCCATCGCCGTAAACTGCAAG ACATGTCCAGTCTAACACCAGAGTCCAGCCCTGA GCTGGCTAAGAAGTCGTGGTTTGGGAACTTCATTGGCTtggagaaagaggagcagaTCTTTGTGGTGATCAGAGACAAACCTCTGAGTTCGGTCAAAGCCGACATTGTCCACGCCTTCCTGTCT ATCCCGTCACTCAGTCACAGCGTCCTCTCGCAGACCAGCTTTCGGGCCGAGTACAAGTCCTCCGGCGGCCCCTCTGTCTTCCAGAAGCCCGTCAAGTTCCAGGTGGACATTGCTTTTTCCGAAGGCGAGAGGGAGcgagacagggagaggagcGAGAGGGAGGGCAGGAGGGAGACGGGAATCTACAGCGTGACGTTCACCCTCATTTCAG GTCCGAGTCGCAGGTTCAGACGAGTGGTGGAAACAATTCAAGCCCAGCTTCTCAGCTCCCATGATCAACCCATGGTACAAGCCCTATCTG ATGAGAAGAACGGCCGACCCCACGGGACCCCCACCCGCCAAAACTCGAGGCGCTCCGAGGGTGGGGGCGACAGGTGCGAGTGGGGTGACCGGGCAGATGGCGGAGGCATAGGAGGCAGCGGGGGAGTTCTGCAGCGCAGAGGCTCGGCGAAAGAGAGAACCCGACTGCTGTCCTCCAATGGAACCCAATCCCAACCGTAG
- the brsk1a gene encoding serine/threonine-protein kinase BRSK2 isoform X4, producing the protein MSKELSLSQSAQYVGPYRLEKTLGKGQTGLVKLGVHCITGQKVAIKIVNREKLSESVLMKVEREIAILKLIEHPHVLKLHDVYENNKYLYLVLEHVSGGELFDYLVKKGRLTPKEARKFFRQIISALDFCHSHSICHRDLKPENLLLDEKNNIRIADFGMASLQVGDSLLETSCGSPHYACPEVIRGEKYDGRRADVWSCGVILFALLVGALPFDHDNLRQLLEKVKSGVFHMPHFIPPDCQSLLKGMIEVNPEKRLTLEAIQKHAWYLGGRNEPCPEQPPPRRVCVRRILSLTELDPDVLDSMHSLGCFRDRGKLTRDLQCEEENQEKMIYYLLLDRKERYPSYEDEDLPPRNDVADPPRKRVDSPMLTRHGRCRPERKSLEVLSVTEQGSPTPPRRALDTAAHSQRSRSVSGASTGLSSSPLSSPRSYQSPVFTFSQSDVTSATATPLPKEPKQGNATTPRSARAHDKPKAPPNPKTQTLPTKGPADRPHLQPIKSLPLHNPSSRSPSPSPLLSPIPRFFFPSSSVLKSVTKSFYPNSAHSVPQVTPQGSPLPTPLGTPVHHPHHPSSTPPSSSSSSSSSRAEGGGGVGSLSLTPPSSPGGGSGMAASSSAHWRTRLNSFKNNLLGSPRFHRRKLQDMSSLTPESSPELAKKSWFGNFIGLEKEEQIFVVIRDKPLSSVKADIVHAFLSIPSLSHSVLSQTSFRAEYKSSGGPSVFQKPVKFQVDIAFSEGERERDRERSEREGRRETGIYSVTFTLISGPSRRFRRVVETIQAQLLSSHDQPMVQALSDPFPDEKNGRPHGTPTRQNSRRSEGGGDRCEWGDRADGGGIGGSGGVLQRRGSAKERTRLLSSNGTQSQP; encoded by the exons ATGAGTAAGGAACTGTCTCTAAGTCAGTCAGCTCAATATGTTGGGCCCTACCGACTGGAAAAAACACTGGGGAAGGGACAGACGG GACTGGTCAAGCTCGGGGTCCATTGTATTACGGGTCAGAAGGTAGCGATCAAAATAGTCAACAGAGAGAAGCTGTCTGAGTCAGTCCTGATGAAG GTTGAGAGGGAGATTGCCATTCTGAAACTGATTGAGCATCCGCATGTGTTGAAGCTGCATGATGTTTACGAGAATAACAAATACCT GTACCTGGTGTTGGAGCATGTGTCAGGAGGGGAGTTGTTTGACTACCTGGTGAAGAAGGGCCGGCTGACTCCGAAAGAGGCCAGGAAGTTCTTCAGGCAGATCATCTCTGCTTTGGATTTCTGCCACAGTCATTCCATCTG tCACAGAGACCTGAAGCCTGAGAACTTGCTCCTGGATGAAAAGAACAACATCCGCATCGCTGACTTTGGCATGGCCTCCCTACAGGTGGGAGACAGTCTGTTAGAGACCAGCTGTGG ATCGCCACATTATGCTTGCCCTGAAGTTATACGG GGGGAGAAATACGATGGGCGGAGAGCAGATGTGTGGAGCTGTGGGGTCATCCTTTTTGCTCTGTTGGTG GGTGCCCTGCCCTTTGACCATGACAATTTACGCCAGCTCCTGGAGAAGGTGAAGAGTGGGGTGTTCCACATGCCCCACTTCATCCCCCCAGACTGCCAGTCACTGCTCAAGGGCATGATTGAGGTCAACCCTGAAAAGAGGCTCACG CTAGAGGCCATCCAGAAACACGCCTGGTATCT GGGAGGTCGTAATGAGCCGTGTCCTGAGCAGCCTCCTCCCAGGCGGGTGTGTGTGAGGCGAATCTTGTCCCTGACTGAGCTGGACCCAGATGTGTTGGACAGCATGCACTCGCTGGGTTGTTTCCGAGACCGAGGCAAGCTCACACGTGATTTGCAATGTGAAGA aGAAAACCAGGAAAAGATGATCTATTACCTACTGCTGGACAGGAAAGAGCGCTACCCCAGCTATGAGGATGAGGACTTGCCTCCGCGCAATGACGTAG CAGACCCTCCTCGAAAGCGAGTTGACTCTCCAATGCTGACGCGCCACGGCCGCTGTCGCCCAGAGCGGAAAAGCCTGGAGGTGCTGAGTGTTACTGAGCAGGGATCCCCTACCCCGCCTCGCAGGGCCCTGGACACAGCTGCACACAGCCAGAG GTCTCGCTCAGTCAGCGGAGCATCAACTGGTCTCTCCTCCAGCCCTCTCAGCAGTCCCAGG TCCTATCAAAGCCCCGTCTTCACTTTCAGCCAATCAGACGTCACCTCTGCCACCGCTACTCCCCTCCCAAAGGAGCCCAAACAGGGAAACGCCACCACTCCTCGCTCAGCACGGGCTCACGACAAGCCCAAAGCTCCCCCCAACCCAAAGACCCAGACCCTGCCCACCAAGGGACCGGCAGACCGACCCCATCTGCAGCCCATCAAATCCCTGCCTCTGCACAACCCATCCTCCCGTTCACCCTCCCCTTCTCCGCTCCTGTCACCCATCCCTCGTTTCTTCTTCCCCTCGTCCTCTGTCCTAAAGTCAGTGACTAAGAGCTTCTACCCAAACTCTGCCCACTCTGTGCCGCAGGTCACTCCTCAGGGCTCTCCGTTGCCCACACCCCTGGGCACCCCTGTCCACCACCCTCAccacccctcctccaccccgccctcctcttcctcgtcctcgtcctcctcGCGGgcggagggagggggaggggtgggCTCACTGTCGCTGACCCCGCCTTCCAGCCCAGGAGGGGGAAGCGGCATGGCGGCCAGCAGCTCTGCTCACTGGAGGACCCGCCTCAATTCTTTCAAGAACAACCTGCTGGGCTCGCCCCGTTTCCATCGCCGTAAACTGCAAG ACATGTCCAGTCTAACACCAGAGTCCAGCCCTGA GCTGGCTAAGAAGTCGTGGTTTGGGAACTTCATTGGCTtggagaaagaggagcagaTCTTTGTGGTGATCAGAGACAAACCTCTGAGTTCGGTCAAAGCCGACATTGTCCACGCCTTCCTGTCT ATCCCGTCACTCAGTCACAGCGTCCTCTCGCAGACCAGCTTTCGGGCCGAGTACAAGTCCTCCGGCGGCCCCTCTGTCTTCCAGAAGCCCGTCAAGTTCCAGGTGGACATTGCTTTTTCCGAAGGCGAGAGGGAGcgagacagggagaggagcGAGAGGGAGGGCAGGAGGGAGACGGGAATCTACAGCGTGACGTTCACCCTCATTTCAG GTCCGAGTCGCAGGTTCAGACGAGTGGTGGAAACAATTCAAGCCCAGCTTCTCAGCTCCCATGATCAACCCATGGTACAAGCCCTATCTG ATCCCTTCCCAGATGAGAAGAACGGCCGACCCCACGGGACCCCCACCCGCCAAAACTCGAGGCGCTCCGAGGGTGGGGGCGACAGGTGCGAGTGGGGTGACCGGGCAGATGGCGGAGGCATAGGAGGCAGCGGGGGAGTTCTGCAGCGCAGAGGCTCGGCGAAAGAGAGAACCCGACTGCTGTCCTCCAATGGAACCCAATCCCAACCGTAG